In Pelmatolapia mariae isolate MD_Pm_ZW linkage group LG2, Pm_UMD_F_2, whole genome shotgun sequence, one DNA window encodes the following:
- the hopx gene encoding homeodomain-only protein: MGSNAMDSMNLSQDQIAILEENFNKVSKHPDGTTLMLIAAECGLSEEETQKWFTLRNAQWRQSEGLPAKQGSVLD, encoded by the exons ATGGGTTCTAACGCGATGGACAGTATGAACCTGTCTCAGGATCAGATTGCTATCCTGGAGGAGAATTTCAACAAAGTCAGCAAGCATCCGGACGGCACGACGCTCATGCTGATCGCGGCGGAGTGCGGACTGTCAGAGGAGGAAACACAA AAATGGTTCACGCTACGTAACGCACAGTGGAGGCAGTCAGAGGGTCTTCCAGCTAAACAGGGATCTGTGCTGGACTGA